Part of the Trichocoleus sp. genome is shown below.
CAAAGTGGTTTGGCTTGAAAGAGTCCCTTAAGAATTGGACTGAAGCACAAAAAAGTGATGCGAACGCTCTAACCAGCTTGGCAAAGAATCTGGCTGAGCTTGTGGAGAATGGCAGGGAAAGTTCCAAATCTATTCTTGAAAAAGGGGATAAGCTCTCTGACAAAGTTGATGACCATGCTGAGAAAATTACTGAAGATATTGGAGTTGTGAAACATTCCATTTCAAACGTCAGAGAAGAGCTAGAAAGTATCAGCAAAGATTGCTCAGCTATCAGGAAAGACTGCTCTGAGATCTTGAGTTGGGTGGATGAACTGAAAATCGATGTAAAAAAGAAATCTTGGTTCTAAGCTCATCACTAGGCATAAAAATAACCCCTGCTAACTGAATAGCAGGGGTTATTTTTGTTTAAGCTACTTCTTTATGTTTCTTAATAGGAAAAGGTAGAATCTTGTGCTCCTCATGGCTGTTTGGATAAAACAATAGATCATTAAACTTGGGATCAATGAATTTAGTGATCTGCCAGCGATGATTGAAGGGGGTATTCGTAATAATGCTCTGACGTATTCTATTTGCTAAGACTTGCAGGGGCTCATAGGAAACCTTGCATCTGTAGGTGAACTCATCACTATAGATTTGCCTGTACTGATTCTGACAAGATAGTAATTCAATTAACCGCTGCCCAGAGTCAGTAATGCCATAGGGGGACGTGAAGCGAAAATCAATTGGTTTACCTGGATAGTTTTGAGCAATTAGGGAGAGATAGCCCTTAGCAGCGATCGTGCGACTTATATCATCTTCAGTAATTGCATGAGCTTTAAGTTCCCAGACCTGAATACATTTAGGCAGTATTTTAATTAGGTCAGTGCGACGACTTTTAGCACCATCTTCAGAAGGCAAAGTATTATCAAAAATCGCTTCTGATCTAAACTTGATGCTTGAGTAGTCAGCATAGCGAAGAATTAAGCTGTGGTAGTAAGCCTCATCTTTTGTAAAAGCCAGTTGTTTAGCAACCTCAGCTTTGATTTGTTGCTCTTTGATTTGATCTAACCTCTCTTTAATGACTGTTACTGCCCATCTGAAGAAGGGGGCTGCTTCAGCTTTATCAGATTTTATAAAGACTGCAATCAACTGCTCCTCTGTTAGATAAGCCATCTCGTAAACACCCGTTTGGGTAAGCGTCGGTATTTTACAGACGCTTCCAAAGTATTGATTTATCTTGGGTTCCATCCTGTACCAAGCATCTCTGGGTTGGTTATATCCCAACTGCTTCATCACATCGTTGGCGCTGACTAAGTATTTGTCATTTATCTCAACAAAACGAACAGCCGTAGTCTTAAATATAGCGGTGATAGGACTAATAAATTCTTCCATAGTATTTAGACTTAGTTATGATTTGATAGGTATTTTTATAGAGCGTTTCTAATAACATCTGCCAGCTTCAAGTGCTTCTGCTTTGCGATCGCTTCCAGTTGATTGCGGAGGCCACCAGGAAGGCGTAAGGTGTCGCTAGTAATGCAATGCTATCTATTAAGGAGCGGTTTACTTTCACTTCTCATACCTTGTATTGAATCAGTAAAGACATGAGAGTTGTAAGCAATAAAAAACTCCCCTGAAAGGAGAGTGTAATTACTTGTGATTACAAAATCAGTTTTCCTTGCTCTTAAATAGATCAAAAATGCCCTTCTCTAATAGGCTGGAATATATCTTGCCTAGTGCATCAATGGTAATATCTTGTTTGCGTTGCCTGATATTCCATAAGATCTGCTCTCTACTTTTCTTGGTAGTGAAATTAGCCCAAACATAGTGCGGTAAAAAATCTAGAGCGGACTGACATTTGGCAATAGGTTTGACAAGGCTTTTAATATTCATAGGTAATTGAAACATCTATGCTGACATCAGGAGTATAAGCTCCAGAATTATGTAGATGGTGGGCAGTTCCAGGGAGAGTGATTAAGGCACTGCGACTGAACTACGACGGGTTCTCATTATGAGAACCCGTCTTCAATGTCATCAATCCTCTTGCTCTGAAGCCCCTAACATTGCATCTATCACATCAGAGCACAGGTAAGTTATCCTGCTTGGATCTACAGCTTCTTCCATGTACCAGGCTGCCTGCTCTTGAGTCAGTTTGATTCCCAACTCTTCCTCAGCCTGCTGAATCAAAATTGGTACAGCTTGCTCTAGGATTTCCTCCTGAGATATGCCTTGGTCATAAAACAAATCATGGGCGATGTCCCAGATGAGAGACCTGGGGGTTTTTCTTGCCTCTGGAAGAATGATCTCTGCTCGCCCCTCAATATTGCTGTGTGGGTTAATGCTGTACTCCAGAGTTTCGGATTCATCAAGGTCGCGCTTCAGAAGGTAGGTAACATCCTCAAGTGCTGCCAGAATGTGCTCAGGGCTTCCATTCAAATCAATTCTCAGGCGAACTCTATCCATTCTCATTTGCCTTGTAGTTAATTTTTTTTACAGTTCTGGTAGTTTGGGTTTGCGAATGCTACCCAGGTAGTGCTCATACAGCACCTTGACATCGTGCCCAGTGATGCTTGCGACCTCAATTGGATCTATTCCGCTAGAAACACAGTGCGAAGCAAAAGTCGTCCTAGTGATCCTGAGAGGTCTGTGGGGAATACTCAGCTGCTTTAAGGTCTTACTCCAACAGCGTTGATTGATCATGTGGTCGTTGAGCACTAGTCCTTTTGGGCTGTAGAAGACCAGCTCCCCTTGCTTAGACTGAGAGCGCTTGAGAAGCATCGTATGAACCCTATTGTTCATGGGTACAACGCGGTACTTCCCAGTCTTTGTTGTTTTACGCTGTCTTTTTGACGGGTTACCTTTGGTACGACTTAAAGTTTCGTAAACTTGGATTTCCCTAGTCTTGAAATCACAGTCCTGCCAGCGTAGCCCGATCGCTTCTGAGAGCCGCATTCCTGTGTTGAAGAGAAGGATGAAGAAATCCAGGTAGTGTTTGTAGTAGCGATTCTTTCCCAGCGCCTCTAGAAATTGCTGTACTTCTGCTTGCGTTAGAGGTCTAGGTCTGGGGCGCTCTTCTCGCCTGACCTTGATTTCCCTAAAGAGATCGCGCCTGAGAATCTGCAAGATAGCTAAGTAACGCTTTAGGGTTGTGGCTTTATTTCCCCTAGATTTGAGCCAGCTCATAAATCTCTGAGCTTCTTCCTTTGACTCAATAGGGGTCTCGTATCCCTTGAGCAGGTACAGCAAGGATTGGTCAGCAGAGCAGTAGTGGTTATCCAACCGCTGCTTCAGTAGAGAGATCAATGGAGGCTTGTCTGGTTGAGACTCCTGAGACTCGTTGTGAGTTTTCCCATTGCCATTACCTGAGCTAGGGGGAGCGATGACCCCTGATAGCCAGTAGCGATATCTCTGTAGGGAAGAATCAAGCTCCCCTGCCAAGCAGTCCACATAGATCTGTTTGGCACAAATTTCTAGCCTTGCTCTGTCTTCAACCTTGGAGTAGTCACCCCAAGTTAAGGAGTACCGCTCATTTTTGTACGTCCAGCGAATAGAGCATGAAGTTTTGTTCTTATGGACTTTGATGGGCTTCACTGTATGTCACTGTATGTCAGAGTGAACAGCCAGTTGGAAAATCTTCAGCCCCAAGCCCAGTTTTTAGACGCTTCAGTGAGTAAATTTACTTACTGATTTAGTCTGACGGTGAGGATCAAGGGACGCTATAGCCTGCCAGATTCCTGAAATCTGAATGGCAGTTGACGAATTCAGGCGAAATACGTCATCATAATCATCAAAAGGGGCTATAGCACAGTTGGTAGCGCGTCTCAATGGCATTGAGAAGGTCA
Proteins encoded:
- a CDS encoding Bro-N domain-containing protein; protein product: MEEFISPITAIFKTTAVRFVEINDKYLVSANDVMKQLGYNQPRDAWYRMEPKINQYFGSVCKIPTLTQTGVYEMAYLTEEQLIAVFIKSDKAEAAPFFRWAVTVIKERLDQIKEQQIKAEVAKQLAFTKDEAYYHSLILRYADYSSIKFRSEAIFDNTLPSEDGAKSRRTDLIKILPKCIQVWELKAHAITEDDISRTIAAKGYLSLIAQNYPGKPIDFRFTSPYGITDSGQRLIELLSCQNQYRQIYSDEFTYRCKVSYEPLQVLANRIRQSIITNTPFNHRWQITKFIDPKFNDLLFYPNSHEEHKILPFPIKKHKEVA
- a CDS encoding site-specific integrase, whose protein sequence is MKPIKVHKNKTSCSIRWTYKNERYSLTWGDYSKVEDRARLEICAKQIYVDCLAGELDSSLQRYRYWLSGVIAPPSSGNGNGKTHNESQESQPDKPPLISLLKQRLDNHYCSADQSLLYLLKGYETPIESKEEAQRFMSWLKSRGNKATTLKRYLAILQILRRDLFREIKVRREERPRPRPLTQAEVQQFLEALGKNRYYKHYLDFFILLFNTGMRLSEAIGLRWQDCDFKTREIQVYETLSRTKGNPSKRQRKTTKTGKYRVVPMNNRVHTMLLKRSQSKQGELVFYSPKGLVLNDHMINQRCWSKTLKQLSIPHRPLRITRTTFASHCVSSGIDPIEVASITGHDVKVLYEHYLGSIRKPKLPEL